The genomic interval TGTTTTACTGTATTTTCAAATGAAGTGTAGTTAGTgctacattttatttatttatataattcaaGCCAGTTAGATGTTCAACAAAAAGCGAGATTCGAATCTTTCACAtattactaaaaaattaaaaaaaaaaatgaatagttAGAACTTAGAAATTCGAGAATGGAAAAAATTCTAGAAGCGTCTAATATCTCTCTCCTTATTTAATCCTTTGCGAAGATTCTCTGTTTTCACCACAGCTTCTCTCCTTCTTCATCCAAGATTGTGAAACCCTTCGTCGATCCATCTCTCAAGGTAATTCTCTTTCGCTTTTATCTTTCTGCAGTTCATCTCAATGGTCCGCAACTTTTGAATGTTTATTAGCTGTTTTCGTGCTTGCTCCAGCTGAAATCTTTTGTTCTGATTGAAAAATTCTGGCCTATTTTGTGTTTGGGGTTTCAGATTTCACGTTTGTACTCGACGAATTAATGGCTTCAAAACGTATTCTTAAAGAGCTCAAGGATTTACAGAAAGATCCTCCTACGTCTTGCAGCGCTGGTATGTAACCCTTTCCCCACCTTTCCTTTCATCTTATTCCTGAACTCTCAGCTCATTTGGCATCTTCTTGTTTTTGCTCTGAACATAATGGAATCACTGGAATGTTTGTTGTTAATGAGACAACCTACTTTTGGTTCTTATCTATTTTGAAGTTGTCAAGTATGGTCTGCCCCCTTTTAAactcttaattaattatttgtttccCCCTCAAGAACATTAAATGATTGTAACCTGTgggttgtttatttattttcaagtatTCTTCCGTTTAATCTTATGGACTGCAAAAAATGCCTCGGTCTTATAGGTTATTGTCTTTATACTGTTTTCCTCAGGTCCTGTGGCTGAAGACATGTTTCATTGGCAAGCAACTATCATGGGCCCTGCTGATTCTCCATATTCAGGAGGTGTATTCTTAGTTTCTATTCATTTCCCTCCGGACTATCCTTTCAAGCCCCCAAAGGTGAAATCCTTTCTGGTTTGAATGGTTgcgttttgtttcttttaccgTTATCTTTTGAAATGACCCATGAATCTACTTCCAACTTACTCGAATTAGGAAAGTATTGGTATGACAGTGGGCTATTCCTACTATTCAACATATCGAGATTGTTTTGTTGAGAAGTTTGATGCTCTTGATCTTGATTGCTACACTGTCATTGTACAACGGTCTATGATTCTCCAAAACTGAACTTTTATACCTCGCAGGTTGCTTTTAGGACTAAGGTGTTCCACCCAAACATCAATAGCAACGGAAGCATATGTCTGGACATTCTTAAAGAACAGTGGAGCCCTGCGCTAACTATTTCTAAGGTTAGTTTGACTTTACAGTCTCACGAAACTAACCAATTGAACTAGTTTTTAACTTGGATTAGTGGTGTTTGCACATGTTCTCTGTTTTCTGTAAACCATCTGTTCATTTTGCTGCCATAATTTGGTATCTGTTCAAACTTAAGTCATATATTTCAAAACTAATAAATTGCTTGTATATTTTCCTCTTCTTGGAATTGTAAAGTCTGATTGAAGAACCTTCAAATTGCAATTCTGTGTATAGTCTTTTTTGCACTGCATAGAAATAAGATGTTCTTGTTTCCAAATTTATTGAGATCTTTGACTTTTCTGAAGTATTGATTCTCTCTTTGATGGCTGTGTTTGTAAGTCTTCCATGATCAATGTGTTTTAGGGGAGGATAGGGTGGAGTCTGGATCACTTAATGCCGAAATATTACACCTTTTAGATTGTTGCATAATTTCAGTTCTTTACTTGATAATTGGTAGCTATCCACCTCTGTTGTCAGAATGTCCGACTCCGAACTCCTTGTGTTTAAATGATTAATCAGCAAGGATTTCAACTGGTAGTTAAACTTTTTCATGGAAAATTAGCTTTCGTGGAAAATTAGCTTTAGAAAGATATCATAGTATATCTTGATTACGACTTTCTCCCCATCCTCTTTATTAAATTACGTTAACTGTTGTGAAGCAGTAAAATTTCATCTCTTTGAAATGAATCACGTGATTGGGAACCTAGGAAAGCAATCCTTGGACCCTTTTAAATTTAATCGGGATAATTATATGGATCTTGCTTTGTTACATTTATGGTTCTCCAATACATCTTTTCTACGTTGAGCTGGTGTTTCAGGCTACTGTATGTTGACTTGAATGTTTGTCGTATGCCTCTGGAATCTTATTTAGTTCCACTTTCTAACCTTTGAACTTACAACAGTGGTAACTTTTTCCCCCACAAAGGTCCCATCTCATCTATTGCCATGCCTTCTGCAAAGTAGCTATTTATTTCTATACAATCCATTCAAAGTTAGAATCTTATAGTTGAACTTTAATACGAACTAAATATATTTCAGGTGCTGTTGTCCATATGCTCTCTCTTAACTGATCCCAACCCCGACGATCCTCTCGTCCCCGAAATTGCTCACATGTACAAGACTGATAGAGCCAAGTATGAAGCTACTGCACGCAGCTGGACTCAAAAGTATGCTATGGGATAGTGAATTACAGCCTCACTCAACTCAGCCTCCGAAGATAGAAGTTCCCTTGAACCTTGTTTTTCATGAAGTGAAAGAATTGAATGTCTCTGTATTCGTAAGACTTAAATTTTTTGCAAGGAACCTGACTTTCATTGTGAATattgatttgaagaaattatATAATGGAAGATCTGTAACGTATATTACTCTATATTGTCCAATGattggttttcatttttgttgtgAGTTGGAAAGCTGTTTGATTGTCCTATACTGGAAATGAGGACCATTCTAATAATAACTTCTAgtcatatttttttttggagattcttaaCTTCAAACATCGTAATCGAGCTCACATTATTTTAAGTTTTGATCTATAAAAATCTGTACTTCATGAGGGTCTAGGTTTGGTGGGGAAGCATCTTACGAAGAGATGGATCATGAAATATCAACGTGTCCCCTTATTTCTGATATGTCAAATATCGAATATGTGACAAAGAGCTTGTTTGAGTCACCAGTATTACATATCAAAATGGCTCTCTTTATCATCCATCATTCTTCCTTTAATTCATTATTAACTTTAgattataaatatcatttcaCTGCACAGAAGCATCTAGATTTATTTTGGAGCACATAAACTTTGACTTTTAGTAGTAGATTGATGCTAGTCAATAGGAGTCCACCTTCAAATCCACACACCTGTGATACTACAGATCCTAGTGGGAAATGGGAGAGAGCCAAACAAAATATCAAGTCTTGGTCTCTTTGATTGTAAATTTCTCATAACTTGTCCTCTGGGTCTATGAGAATAGTTCTAGTATTGTACATATTTGTTTCATTTAACACTTGACATTGTTGACAAATTTTGGAGTCTTTCACCATCCCTAATTGATTGAGATCAGACGAATCAAGCTAAAGAGTAGAGTTCACCCATGGAAGGTGCTCTTCAAGCTAGGTGACACTCTTGCAGTTAGTTCAAAGGAAACAAAGGATAGAATAGAGATGAAGATCGGGAATAGCATCTACAAAAGCccaaaagattttaaaaaattagggaATAAATTTCAGCCCAAAGAGAAGAAAGACCAACGTCAAAAACACTGGAAAGATCATTAGACATGACAATAACCTCGAACCTTAGTCTCTacaatgatatgatattgtcTATTTGGACGTAACCATGTCCACATAATTTTGTGTCTTCATGTTATTGGAGATACTTGTACTTTCTTATAAATTCATAATCATCTCATTGTCTAACCAATGTGAACAAACGAAATAGTATTAGAAATTGTAACAACGTGGCCgattctctttggaagaaatcccaccaaataacataatataatttgaacatttttgtGATTCTTTACACTATATTCCTATATATCTGCCTTCAATCTTCTTGCTTGTAGACTTGGGTTTTCCACTCCCAAgtcttccatttttattttctctcaaaagtCTTTGCCTTTTCTCcccttcttattcttcttcttcactctGGTTTCTGAACTGAAAATAGATTCTTGGTGGCTGATCCTTTCCTCTGTTTCTTGTTCAATTTGGTGTCCTTAGTGGAAGCTAATTCTGATGATTTGCTTGCGTTtgatccttcttcttcttcgttgttTTGCTGATTTTACAGACTGATTAAGCTTCTTCTTGCTTTGTAATTCTGTTCTTTATATCCCCAATTGTAATTTGTGATCCTAACCAAAACGCTCCCTCAGGCTTGTTAGAGTGATTGTTCTTTCAGATCTAACATGTCTGTGGAAGACATGGCTTCCTTGTCGGAGCACGGAATCGACTGCCGCCGGAAGCATTCAACTTCCCGGGACTGTACTAAACTGAAGCAAAAGCTTGTTAGGATCATCGTCACCGACGCTGACGCCACTGATTCTTCTAGTGA from Benincasa hispida cultivar B227 chromosome 10, ASM972705v1, whole genome shotgun sequence carries:
- the LOC120088174 gene encoding ubiquitin-conjugating enzyme E2 28, producing MASKRILKELKDLQKDPPTSCSAGPVAEDMFHWQATIMGPADSPYSGGVFLVSIHFPPDYPFKPPKVAFRTKVFHPNINSNGSICLDILKEQWSPALTISKVLLSICSLLTDPNPDDPLVPEIAHMYKTDRAKYEATARSWTQKYAMG